Within Candidatus Rhabdochlamydia sp. T3358, the genomic segment TGTTGCTCCCATTGCTTGTTGAAATCCTTCCAAAAATCATCCACAGAGCAGTATAATTCAATAAGCGTTTCCATTTTTGACCTCTTTTGTTGTTGTTTTTTCAGAAACGAAACTTGTACAACATTAAGAGGTCTTTTTACACTGTTTTTTTGTCTTATCTTTCCTATTCTTAGTTAATTAAACTCAACATTGGGGTTCTTAAGGATTTTGATATAGCCAGAGAACAAAACAGCATTACTAAAGAAAGAAAAGAAAAACTAGAAAGCGTTCTAAGTCTAGCAAAACAAAAATTTAGAGACCTTCTTTCCTCCAAAAAGATTGATCCTCTAATTGCTAAACTCCTAATTCCCCTATTGTCTATTCTAAGTGACTACGTAAAAACGATGAGTATTACCTAAAAAAAGGGATTATGATCAAACGAATTAATTACGCATTAAGGAGGACATCATGGATAACATACAAAGCCCCAACGGCCAGAATCACTCTGAAGTTATTATAAATAAGATCTCTGGTGATTCTTCTACCAATACACAATCTCTACTGCAAGCTGCCCTCTTCATGTTATGCAACATGCTTACAGATGCTTTTGTGTCAATTAATAAAGCAAGAAACGAATCAAGCATTGCTGCCATAAAAGCAGGATTTGCTAGTGCAGATGAAACCGCAGTAGCAGGTCTTTTCCAGCTGGGAGGAGGTGCAATTATGGCTGGAACAGGATTGGCCGGGGGTATAGCTGGGTGTAAACAAGCAACCGATATTGCTCAAGCTGCAGAAAAGCGTAGTAGTGATATAATGAAGATCGATGAGAGAGCAATGACAAAAGGCTCTGATCTGACAGTTGAAGTAGAAGCTCTTGATGAAATCCCCGAGCCTGTCTTAGATGAGATAGAAGAAGAGGCTTTCTTAGATGCAGAAGAAACGTTGTCTGCTAAACGAGCTGAACCAGAAGAGCCAGAAGAAGAACTAACAGAGGAGCAATTGGTAGAACAAGCAGAGGCTCAAGATAAAATAACCCACAGAGAAGCTAATAATCTTTTACGCCGAGTTGAAAAGGAGTATGAAGTAAGCAAGAATGTGGCTCAGGCTGAAGCAGGAAAAATGCAAGGCTTAGCTATGCCGGGACAGGCTGTGTATTACATGTCTCAGGGTTTAGGAGAGGTAGAAAAATCTAAAAGTCAGAAAGAAAACGTTCAACAACAAGTAGAACAAGATAACCAAAACCAACAAGGAAATACTGCTGACGACATCAAGAAAAAAATGGATGATATAGCAAAGTTTGATCCCTTTCAAAGGAATTCATCAAGTCTTAGAGGATAAATCTTTTAGAGCCTCCGTTAGCTTCTTGCTTGTTAGGAAGCTAACAGAGGGCTTACTTTTGATACAAAGTTAAGCGTTTATTGGATGGAACAAGACTTATTCGTGTTTGTCTTGGTAGTGGTATTATTGCTAATTATTCTTTCTTTAAAGCTGGAATTCGAACTATTCGAGCTTGTGGACGTTTCAAGGCTTGAAGATGCTGATGAGTCTGAAGTCGTTGCTGATTTAGGTTTAGACTTGTGATATTTTTGGTTCAACTGCTTAGACAATTCCATATAAGCTAGAGAAGGTTTATCAGCAATTCTCCCGCTTGAGCCGTCACGATCCATTTCTCTTGAAAGCTTTTCATGTATATTTTCGTCAATTCTGTCTCTTTCAGCTTTTAAAGCCTGGTCCATTAGATTTCTACTAATCATATTCTCTGCAGAGAAAGGATTTGTTGATTGGCGAGCTAAATCTGTTGGCCATGTCATAAATAACCTCTTGTGTGATTAAGCACACACTTTTTCTAGTTCATTAAATACTAGTCAGAGTTTTTCAATTTTTTGTAAAACAAGACCATCTTGATGATGATCTTGCAGAAGCAGATACGTTCTACTTCTTTAAAACTCTGGGCATCTAACCGCTAGTTAGCTATAGGTTATTTCTTTCTAAATACAAAATAAAAAAACCTTAAACAATGGGTAGTATATTTTTTATAAAGAAATAATGTCAAAAAAATAAAACACTGTAGGTAAAATAAAATAATAAATATGCTATCTTAGCAAGGGCAAAAAATGCATAAATAAAGAGATATGCATGCTGACCTGCTCCCCAAAAGTTACTCCGGGATTTAAGAGCCGTAACTCCATAGGGCCGTAGCAGTTGCATATAATTTACAGTGACTCATAGAAAGAAGCATACATGTTCCCATGGTTTTCTTTTGGAGTTTTGCACTGAAATGGACAATGGGCTTTCCAGAAGAATCATTGATAATTTCTATGTCTTGCCAAGTGATATGTTCGGTAAAGCCTGTCCCTAGTGCTTTTACAACGGCCTCTTTTGCAGAAAAGCGCGCTGCAAAATGCGGAATAGGGTCTTTATGTTTTAAGCAATAATCTTGTTCTTTGGGTGTGAATATCCGAGAGATAAGACGATATCCATGATTGTCAATGCTCTGTCTAATTCTTTCAATTTCAATAATATCTGTTCCAAGTCCTAAAATAGGGCTATTCATGACTTTCTTCAGGCTCATATTCTTGATCGGATTCACCGTCCATTGCATTACAGAATACCATGCGTCCTGAACTAGTATGTTTGACAGAGAGAACTTTTGCATCAACTATATCGCCTATATAATTGCCACCGCCGTTTATAACGACCATTGTTCCATCATCTAGATAACCAACCCCTTGTCTGGGCTCCTTGCCGTAGCGTTGTACTTTAATTTTTATGAATTCTCCCGCTTGCATTAAAGGTTTCAAGGAGTTGGAAAGGGTGTGAATGTTAATAACACGGATATCTTCAATTTCAGCAATTTGTACGCGGCTAATATCTGCTGTAAGTAAGTTTGCATCTAAGAGGCGAGCTAAACGTAGCAGTTTACCTTGCACATCTTTAACATCTGGAAAATCCGTATCATTGAAGCGCAGGCCTAATTCAGCAATCAGCTCAATTTTTTTAAGTACTTCTAAACATTTTTTAGCTTTAAGCTTAGAAAATTCATCGCCAATTTCGGCTTGAGTGTATAGCTCTTTAATAATAAAGCGTGGGATAATGATTTGGTTATCTAACAAACCAGTAGTGGCAAGATCGATAATTCGAGCATCTGATAGAACAGAGCTATCAATGATTAAATCTTTTTTCTTTTCTACTGTAGGAGCAAACTTGATAAAAGGGATGCTTACGTATAGTTCATCTGCTGCTCTTAATGTCATAATTGTACCTAAATAGGTACCAAACAAGAACAAGGCAATTTTTAACATTTCTAAAGTTTGTGGTTGCAAGGAAATCGATGCACGGCTGATATCTAGAATAGCGTCGAATACCAGTACCAGGGCTTGTCCCATTAAATAACCAAGAAAAATCCCAATAACTGCGATATTGAAAGAGCGTAAATTAAATCTCTTAAATAAAAGATCAAAGCTAATAAGAAATAACCCAAAGACAAAACCTATTAATACACCGATAAGGATATTAGTCTGTAGGCTTCCAGATGTGTTGGAGATCATAAAGGTTGTCATGAAAAATACGCTTAGGATTACAAAGAGGATGCGCATAAAAGCAACAGAGAGATTCATGAGGTTCTCCTAAGATGACGTAAAACGTCGAATAAAATTTTTGTTTTTACTAAAATGTTTATGCCCATTCTAGATAGCAATACCTTTTTTGTCGATAAGCTTAGCTTTGAATTTAGACTATTAGTTTAACAGATTATTCTGTTAGACTCATTAGACAAACTAACAGGAGCATGAATATGCGCTTAGGTCGATTTGGGTGGATTGTGGTAAGTGGGGTAATATGGCTGATTATAGGGTTTTTTTTGCTGTCAATGGGACTTTATTTGCTTATTTTACAACCTTCTTTACAAAGTCAAGAATACGCCATGGTATTGGTTTGTTTAGGTTTGGTTTTAGGGTTTATCAAAGGGCGTTTTATTCTTTCTAAAACTGCACAAAAAGCAGTAAAAAAAGTATTGTTAATTTCAGAACCGATTTCTATTTTGCAGGTATATCCTCCTATCTATTTAGGTTTAATCGTTGGTATGATGTTGTTGGGAATAGGCTTAAAATGGTTAGAAGTAGCCTCTTATATTCGAGGTGTAATCGATGTGGCAGTGGGATTTGCTTTAATAAACGCCTCTAAGGTTTATTTTCAATCAGCCTATGTATTAAAAAAACAAAGATAACTTAACTCTTTATGTTTGGATTTTTATATTGGGACCCTAATCCGGCAGTATTTCATTTTTTACTTCCTCTCATCCACCGGCCTTTGATGTGGTATGGTGTTTTATTTGCATTAGGGTTTATCATAGGGTATTTTATTTTTCGTTATTGTTGGCTGCGCTATCTTTTATTTTCTGTGAAATTTTCTAAACAAGATATTATTTGCTGGTCTTTATTCTTACAAAAAAAACATAAATCTTCCTATCTACAAATGCTTTTTGAAACATTCCCTCAAAAAGTAAAGCGGTTTTGTCAACAAAAGCAGGAAAACGTCCCTGAAGAAATTAAGAACGAGGTAATTCAAGCAATAAATCATACAGTTACCCATCCCATCGATTTTCCTCATTCTCCTAATACAGAACCATTTCTTATATGTTTTGCAAAAAAATATATGAGTGCTTTTCAATTAGAGAGAGTACGATCTTTTTTTAAAGTGGATACTTATCTACAACCTTGGGTTTTACCTTTCAGAAAGCGCAATACCGTTATCATAGAAAGGTTAACCACTTATTTGATTGTAGGAATGCTCATTGGGGCTAAGCTTGGTGATTTCATTTTTTATCAAAACTGGACGGTTATTTATCAAAACCCTCAAGCAATTTTTGCTTTTTGGGAAGCAGGCCTTGCTAGCCACGGTGCTGCTTTGGGGATTCTAGCTGCTCTAGGGCTATTTTGCCATAAGTATAAACTCATCACTTTACATATAGTTGATTTAGTTGTTATTCCTACTCCTTTAGTTGGATCTTTTATTCGTTTAGGAAATTTTATCAATCAGGAGATTTTAGGTGTTCCAACAGATCTTCCTTGGGGAGTGGTTTTTTTACATCCGGTAGGATCCGCAGCCATTGTGGCTCGCCACCCCGTGCAATTATATGAAGCATTCAGTTATGTAATTCTCACTATTTATTTATTTTTTTTATGGAAAAAAGAGCCGTCTCTAACACATAGAGGAAAAATAACCGGTTGGTTTTTTATTTCTGTGTTTAGTGTTCGATTTATCTTAGAATTTTTTAAAGAAGAACAAAGCGCTTATCTCATGCCCCTTAAAATGGGACAAATTTTAAGTATTCCCTTTATTTTGTTTGGGAGTTGGCTTCTTTATCGATCTTATAAAAAAGTTTTTCACAGAGCTTAGCATCGATAGGAACCAAAGGAAGAATATCTTGGCTTAACTGACTTATTTGACTATGCAATTCTTGAGAGGAAACAGGCTTTATATGAATGATATGCCATTTAATAAACCTTTCTATACAAGACTCTGTTGAATAAGAAAATAGATTATACCAAGCATATTTATATAAGGTCCATATGCGCCTGGAAAGCTGATCTGCATAGACAGCTAATTTAGGATGTTTTTGTAAGTATTCTTCATAAACTTGGTTTACGAATTGTTCGTGGGTCTCAAAAGTTGTTTTAGTCCATTTTTGGTAAATAAACTGTAATAAAAAAGGATCTATACCGATTTCAATGCGTTGACAAAGCATATCTCCTTGGATTACCCAGGGATAGATTTTTTTTTCAATCTCCATCCATTTTTTATTTTTTATTAGTTCTTTTACCTTTTTAAAAAATTGGTTGGTTGCTTGTAGTAGATGATAGAAATTTTGTTTAGGATTATCAATAAATGCATTAGCAATTTCCTCTTCTATTTTTTCTACAATACAAGAGGGGATTTTTTGTAACAACTCTTCATCAAGGGTAAGATTTTTCCAAATAAGAATTTCTAAAAGTTCTTTTTTCTCTACTAAGTTAGGTAAAAGAATAGCTTCTTGGTAGGCATTCCAGATTGTAAATAGTACATGCTCTACAGAATGGCAAAGTCGGTCATTTTGCATCAATGCAAGTTCTGTCATGATAAAAGTATACACTACCTGTGGTAAGTTGGGTTTTTCCTCCTTATTTACAGGATATACGGCTAAAACAGCTTCTTTTAATTCAAGTTGGCTTAAGGTTTTTGGCATTTGAGTAGCCAAAGCATAAAGGGCTATAATCCGTTTAAGTTGATCACATAAAGCGCTATTTGATTTTTTATATAGGCTATGTCTATGTATGAATTTTTCCAAATATACTTTTTGTTTTTTTGAGGAGAATGTTTCAAAAGAAATAGTAGGATATAACTTATCTGCAAGCAGTAAAGAAGTATAATCATGTATGATTTCTTCAGAAATAGATAAAGAAAAAGTATAAAGTGTACGAAGGCTCATTAGCACGTTATATTCTAGCTGACGATGCGTTATACTAGGATGTTTTGCTGTTTCTTCTAAAATTGTTTTTACGATCAGTTCGTCTGCTTGATTGTATTCATGGTAAGGACTTATATGATAATTTAAGTGAGGATCTAGTTGGCATTGAGTAGTCCAGATCATTTTTGTCAGTTCTTCCAGCTGAGGCTCTTCTCCATCAATGGCTGCAACACATTCACTAATTCGGCTTGCCATCTGATAAGCGGGATAATAAGGAGCAGAAAAATTAGGTCTTTTTAAGTGAAGATGATTTTTAAGATTTTGCTTAATTAAAAAGGGGATATTTACTTTGCCTTCATCAGTGATAGCTTCAGGTTGTTTTTGAATTTGTTTTGTGTATAAAACAAGTTTTTCCCATGTTTTTTTTATAGCGGAAACACTGATTCGAAATTGAGGAAACTTCTTTTGAAATTCAGGAGTCATTTTTTCTAAAAGATACTGCTCTAATTGCATGGACCAATCTTTAGTCGGAGCATTTTGCATCTCTTGCTTCATTCTTCGAGATAAAAATAAATTTACTTCAGAATAAGGATGATATAGTTCAGGCACTTCATCAATCGGAATCAAGTAAGGACAGGAAGATTCTTTATTTGTATTTCTTTTTGTGGATCGATTTAAAGAACCAAATAAATTGTCATTAGATTTTGTTAGTTTAGTCATGAGTTTCTTACAATAAGTAAACTGTTTTTTTATAATGTGTATTTTCTTATCTAGCTGAGTTGATTTTTTTTTGTCTAATAAAATTTTAAAATAAATAGCAAAAAATGAATGACTTTTAATAAATTTAAACAAAAAATCTTGATGAGAGTTTACTCTCACCTATATTTTAACTAATTTTATGTTTTTATTTAAATTTCATTAAAAGTACAAAGACAATAGTTTATTTTCTATTTTGCAAAGCAATTTGTAAATAAAAATGGGTTATAATAAATTTCCTTTTTTTCCTGTTGAGCTTAAAAATAAAGAGGTATTTGAGTTGCTTTTGTAGAAATTTATGATAAACTACCGACCTAAAAAAGGAGGGCCAGGATGTCTAGCTTTTTTAAGTATTTGATCATTTTATTAGTCAATCTTGTTTTCTTAAACCCTATACAATCTTTAGAGGTACAAAAAGTGGAACCCAAACAATCTTTAGAAGTGGAACAAACAAGCCTTAAATCACCCATTGTTGTTTTTGAAACAAATCTGGGTATAATCGAGCTGCAGCTCTTCCCTGATATTGCTCCTAAAGCTTGCGAGAACTTTTTAGGTCTCGTAAAAAACAAAAAGTACGATGGAACTATTTTTCATCGTGTCATTAAAAAATTTATGATTCAAGGCGGAGATCCTAAAGGAAATGGTACTGGAGGAGAATCTATTTGGGGCAAAAGTTTTGAAGATGAAGTAACATCAGAAAAAACATTCAATAAGAAAGGTCTGCTTGCAATGGCAAATGCAGGGCCTAACACAAATGGCAGCCAGTTCTTTATTACAACAACAGACGATGCTTCTTGGCTGAACAATAAACATACTATTTTTGGTGAAGTGATAAGCGACTATAAAATAGTGAAAAAAATTGAAGAAAGCAAAACGGGTGCAGCTGATAGGCCTTTGGAAGAAATTAAAATCATCAAAGCCTCTATAAAACCTTAGTTCCCCCATCAAATAAGGCTGGAGTTCTCCAGCCTTATAGACTTTCAAGATATTTCCTATAAATATTCAGATAATATTACGCGTAAATTTTATATAATTAATAGTTAAAGTTTTATAATATATAATATACTTTTTATTTACATATTATTATAAATAGTTGCACAATATAAATTAAGAATAAGAAACTATTATAGTCTATTTTTTTTAATAGAGGATCCCCCATGATTGTTGAAGTTTGCATAGCAGTAAGTACCATAGCTTTTGTAGTTTTAGTCATTTTTTTAGTGATGGCGCTGCGCTGTTCTTGTGCAACTTTAAAAAAAACCAAGCATACCCTAACTAAAGTTGAAGGGGAATTAAAGGAGATCTCCTCTGAGAGCGTTACGTTGCTTAAAAATGTAAATGATTTAACCGTAGATATAAAAGAGAAATCAGAGTCATTAAATTTTCTATTCGCTCCACTGCTTAAGCTCTCTCATGGAAAATCCCACAAGACAAATACCTATGAAAAACTGACGGAAGTGATTAATTATGTGGCAGATGCAGTGATTTTACTGAAAAAAATAAAGGACGAGTAATATGTCAAATTTACATAAAGACACAAAAAATATCCTTATAGGAGCCCTTGTTGGAGGTGCTATTGGAGCTAGTGCCATTATCCTTTTAAAAAGTTCTTCTGGTAAAGGTAGTAAATCTACCCTGCACTTCATAGGAAAAGCTCTTGCTAATGCGGGAGAGGTTGTTAAAGACAAAATTGAGGACCCGGAGAGTTTACTCAAAGAGCTAGATAAGAAGATTGCCAAAAATGAGGATAAGCTAGCTGATATCTTAGAATTAGCGGCTGCAGGAATGCAGCTATGGAAAAAACTGACAAAATGAAGGTAACTATGTTTCAATCAGATCATTCAGGTAAAAATCTATTTTTGGGGACCTTCTTAGGTATGGCTGTAGGAGCTCTTACCACTCTATACTTAGGCACTAATGGAGGAAAAAGACTTCAAAAAGACGTATTAAATAAGGTATTTAAAGAAGCTAGAAAACCTCGAGTTAAGAAGATAGCTAAACGGATTAAAAAACAGCTTAAAAGTTAAAAGAGATCTTCTTTAAAACAATTAATTTTCTATTTCTATAGAAAATCTATTATTTATTCTTATTTTCAATAAAAATATTATATTTATTTTAATATTGTATATTTGTATTATATTCATAATTATATATGAGTTTTAATTTAACAAATATTTTAAATATTAAACGATGTCTGTTTCAAGTTCTGTAAATAATCAAAAAGCTCTTTTGTTTTTAAAAAACTTCTGCGAAGTAAATCCATTTACCATCAAAGATTTACCTAATTCATTGGAGTCCTTGGTAAAACCTTTTATGGATAAATCACTAGGAAACACAACCCATATTTTTGAGGAATTTATCAAAGATAAAGAGCAGCAGGAAGCTTTTCTACAAAACAATCGGTCTACTGAACTACAATGGCGGATGATTTTTGCCATTTCTAAAGATGTTCCCCAATCTTCTCTTGAAGATATTTTTCGTGCTGCTATTCAGGCAGCTCCAGCTTCCTCTAAAGAGGATGCTCAACAGATATATACTCGCTTAATAGAAAAACCAGAAACTGACCTTAATCAAATATATATTCAGCGTTATACAGCAGAGTTTTTGACTTGGGTACAAAATGAAATTTACGATCTGCCTTGTGACTCTATCTTATTATTATTGAAAATTTGGCGAAATTTTGATCAATCTATAGATCAAGCATGGAAGGCATTATTATCCTTGCCTGGCTTAAGTAGTTCACATAGAGGAGAGCTAATAGTATTTCAGACAAAGCAGAATTTTATGTATAAAAACCATAAGGCCCTGCAAACCATTAAATTAGAATCTGTTCCTGCACTAGAGAATCCGAACATCCCAGCCTCTACAAGAACATCTAGAAAATATCTGAATCAATATGTGTTATGGATTAATGCTCTTAATGTTTTTTTAGGAGAAGTGGCGCTTTCTTATGGATTTGGTATTGTAGGCTTTAAAGAAGACTCGTGGGAATATCAGCTTTTATATACTCCTAGAGAAACTTCCTCTAAGATTCTTATCTGGAGAGCTAAAAGTATATTTCCTTTATATCAAAAAAAGCTCAAACCATTTATAGAATTTTTTGATGAAAAAATTGAACCCTTAAAAAAAGCAAAGCAAAAGATAAGTGAATTAGAATACCTCCTAAAGCAAATCCAAGAAGGTATTCCTATTTATGGAAGTTCAAATGTAGAAGGGATAGAGAGGGTTTCTGAAGAAAAAATAAAGAGAGACAAAACAAGCAAGCTTATATCAGAAGAACAAATTAAAAAATATCTAGAAAACTGGAAAAAAACAGAAAAATCCTTACAAATCGATCTTGTAAAGCCTATAGCATTTCGAGATGATATTTCTCATATTGAATATTTAATGAAGGAATTACACGATTCTTTCCAAGTGAAAAAATCCAGGCAAGAGATTACAGAAGATCAAATTGCGCTTATAGAAAAAAATCAGAAAGAGCTCATACAAGCAGAATACGAATACATTTCTTCTCAAAAAAAAGTATGTACTGCTCCCATAAAAGAATCTGATAGCGATAGTGAAATAAGGGAAGAGTCAAGTTCTTCAGGTAGCGAATCAGATATAGCGGCTTCCCATACATTAACCTTGGCTAAGCTATCTTTTACTGAACTTGATGCATTTTTAAAAGACGGTGGCCTAGTAAACGGATTTCTAAGCAAAAGCGTTGATGGAATGTTAAAGCAATTAAAAACACATCTTGCAAAAATACAGGCCCCTGTTTCAGATGAGCTAAACATTATACGAAAAGAGAAGACAAAAGAAATACATACTCAGTTAGTCATTGCAACAGCAGCTTTTGAGCTCATTATACAAGCAATAAAGGATCAAAGATTAGATCGAGTGCTTTTAGGATTTCGCAGTTGCTTAATTCATTGTCATTTTGCCATAGAACAGATGCTTTCTCTAAAGATTTTAGTCAAAAATAAGGAAGTTACAAATACCCATGATTTAATCGATTTAGCAGAAAAATCTCATATGAATAGACTTGAAGAACAAAGAGAATTTCTAAAGGATATAGGAATACATCTTTGGTTTTGCTACCCAGAGGATTATCAATTTTTTCATCCAGAAGAGAGTTCTCATCCAAAACCTTTTATCTTTTTACAAAAACTATTTCAATTCTATAGAGAGAAAGAAAAGTTAGATATAGCCATATTAAAAGAAGCGGTTCAATTGTGTTTTAGAATGTATAAGCAAACTATAGAGTTTATTACAGAATACTCTTCTTTCCCTGCAGAAGATCCTAATGAATTTTTAAGAAAAGTAGAGAAAGTTCAAGGACAAATAATCTGGAAAGAAATTGAAGTTGGGAATTTTAATAAGGCTTTTAGCAGAAATAAAACATCTATTTCAGAAAAATACAGTCAAGCATTAGATCTTCTTAAATCAGTGAGTGAATTAGAGAACATCCAAAATTTTAAAGAGTTATTATCGCCTATTAATACCATAAAAGGATATCTAGAATTAATGGAAATTTCCTTAAGAATTCCTCAAAAATCTCATTCTCTACAA encodes:
- the acpS gene encoding holo-ACP synthase, giving the protein MNSPILGLGTDIIEIERIRQSIDNHGYRLISRIFTPKEQDYCLKHKDPIPHFAARFSAKEAVVKALGTGFTEHITWQDIEIINDSSGKPIVHFSAKLQKKTMGTCMLLSMSHCKLYATATALWSYGS
- a CDS encoding TRAM domain-containing protein encodes the protein MNLSVAFMRILFVILSVFFMTTFMISNTSGSLQTNILIGVLIGFVFGLFLISFDLLFKRFNLRSFNIAVIGIFLGYLMGQALVLVFDAILDISRASISLQPQTLEMLKIALFLFGTYLGTIMTLRAADELYVSIPFIKFAPTVEKKKDLIIDSSVLSDARIIDLATTGLLDNQIIIPRFIIKELYTQAEIGDEFSKLKAKKCLEVLKKIELIAELGLRFNDTDFPDVKDVQGKLLRLARLLDANLLTADISRVQIAEIEDIRVINIHTLSNSLKPLMQAGEFIKIKVQRYGKEPRQGVGYLDDGTMVVINGGGNYIGDIVDAKVLSVKHTSSGRMVFCNAMDGESDQEYEPEESHE
- a CDS encoding prolipoprotein diacylglyceryl transferase → MFGFLYWDPNPAVFHFLLPLIHRPLMWYGVLFALGFIIGYFIFRYCWLRYLLFSVKFSKQDIICWSLFLQKKHKSSYLQMLFETFPQKVKRFCQQKQENVPEEIKNEVIQAINHTVTHPIDFPHSPNTEPFLICFAKKYMSAFQLERVRSFFKVDTYLQPWVLPFRKRNTVIIERLTTYLIVGMLIGAKLGDFIFYQNWTVIYQNPQAIFAFWEAGLASHGAALGILAALGLFCHKYKLITLHIVDLVVIPTPLVGSFIRLGNFINQEILGVPTDLPWGVVFLHPVGSAAIVARHPVQLYEAFSYVILTIYLFFLWKKEPSLTHRGKITGWFFISVFSVRFILEFFKEEQSAYLMPLKMGQILSIPFILFGSWLLYRSYKKVFHRA
- a CDS encoding peptidylprolyl isomerase, giving the protein MSSFFKYLIILLVNLVFLNPIQSLEVQKVEPKQSLEVEQTSLKSPIVVFETNLGIIELQLFPDIAPKACENFLGLVKNKKYDGTIFHRVIKKFMIQGGDPKGNGTGGESIWGKSFEDEVTSEKTFNKKGLLAMANAGPNTNGSQFFITTTDDASWLNNKHTIFGEVISDYKIVKKIEESKTGAADRPLEEIKIIKASIKP
- a CDS encoding DUF948 domain-containing protein, which translates into the protein MIVEVCIAVSTIAFVVLVIFLVMALRCSCATLKKTKHTLTKVEGELKEISSESVTLLKNVNDLTVDIKEKSESLNFLFAPLLKLSHGKSHKTNTYEKLTEVINYVADAVILLKKIKDE